In Zonotrichia leucophrys gambelii isolate GWCS_2022_RI chromosome 8, RI_Zleu_2.0, whole genome shotgun sequence, one genomic interval encodes:
- the SSX2IP gene encoding afadin- and alpha-actinin-binding protein → MGDWRTVTVPLLSSDSKNIFPYTSERKSPASMSSEVLRLSLPSAKSMHSFFSAFCTEENIEQSISYIDRELTTMGFPSIYVESKGKELDLVSMVNCMNELLVLQHKNLRAQEEIEIQHLKLGSDMDHLQNCYTKLKEQLELSKREIVGLQERDRQLQSKNRNLHQLLKNEKDEVQKLQNVISSRATQYNHDMKRKEREYNKLKERLHQLVMNKKDKKLAMEVLNYVGRADGKRGAWRTDKTEARNEEEMYKVLLSDYEQRQKQLLLENTELKKVLQQMKKDIISLLPPQKQKPKERSEDGPVLSDQEEDIGELNKENMWELSCETVREQLTNSIRKQWRMLKNHVEKLDNQVSRGHSGALNEKDVISREDHELETGKLELEIQQCKEMIRTQQQLLQQQLTCDDDTTLLLQDCYLLEERERLQEEWRLFREQKRNFEKERKSFTEAAIRLGLERKAFEEDRGAWLKHQFLSMTADCKSENSTTPSAFLRSADTDLRLVRSASQQKRPPSVLSTTASPEPCQISQYITQNSVASEKPAADYLPNLWVGSDGKEETEECTKTWEDSGLDTLCRNLHMEQLP, encoded by the exons ATGGGAGATTGGAGGACTGTTACTGTGCCGCTGCTGTCGTCAG AtagcaaaaatatatttccatatACCTCAGAAAGGAAATCTCCTGCAAGCATGAGCTCAGAAGTGCTACGCTTGTCACTGCCTTCAGCCAAAAGCATGCACAGCTTTTTCAGTGCCTTCTGCACAGAAGAGAATATTGAACAGAGTATATCCTATATTGATAGG GAATTAACAACGATGGGGTTTCCCTCCATTTATGTGGAGtccaaaggaaaagaattaGATTTAGTGTCTATGGTCAATTGTATGAATGAATTGCTTGTACTGCAGCACAAGAACCTCCGAGCTcaggaagaaatagaaatacagCATCTGAAGCTGGGAAGTGATATGGATCACTTGCAGAACTGCTATACTAAGTTaaag GAACAGTTGGAATTATCTAAAAGGGAAATAGTTGGGCTTCAGGAAAGAGACAGACAACTGCAAAGCAAGAACAGAAATTTGCACCAGttacttaaaaatgaaaaggatgaA GTTCAGAAGTTACAGAATGTAATTTCAAGTAGAGCTACACAATACAATCATGATAtgaagaggaaagagagagaatatAACAAATTAAAGGAGCGCTTACATCAGTTAGTCATgaataaaaaggataaaaagtTAG CTATGGAAGTTCTAAATTATGTTGGTAGAGCTGATGGGAAGAGAGGTGCATGGAGGACTGATAAGACAGAAGCCAG AAACGAGGAAGAAATGTACAAAGTTCTGTTAAGTGATTATGAACAACGCCAAAAACAGCTTTTACTGGAAAATACTGAGCTAAAGAAAGTTCTTCAGCAAATGAAGAAAGATATTATTTCACTTCTTccaccacagaaacaaaaacctAAAGAAAGATCTGAAGATGGGCCA GTGCTGTCAGACCAGGAGGAAGATATTGGAGAATTAAACAAAGAGAATATGTGGGAATTATCTTGTGAAACTGTGCGAGAGCAGCTTACCAACAGCATTAGAAAGCAGTGGCGAATGTTGAAAAATCACGTTGAAAAGCTGGATAACCAAG TGTCACGTGGACATTCAGGAGCTTTGAATGAAAAAGATGTCATTTCAAGAGAAGACCATGAGCTAGAAACTGGAAAGTTGGAGTTAGAGATTCAGCAATGTAAAGAAATGATCAGAACTCAGCAACAGCTCTTACAG CAACAGCTTACCTGTGATGATGACACCACTCTGTTACTACAAGACTGCTATTTGTTGGAAGAAAGAGAGCGTCTCCAGGAAGAATGGAGGCTGTTTCGAGAgcaaaaaaggaattttgagAAGGAACGAAAAAGTTTTACAGAAGCTGCTATTAGATTAGGACTTGAG AGAAAGGCATTTGAAGAAGATAGAGGAGCATGGCTGAAGCACCAGTTCTTAAGTATGACTGCTGATTGCAAGTCTGAAAATTCAACAACTCCAAGTGCCTTCTTAAGAA GTGCTGACACAGACCTTCGTTTAGTGAGATCTGCATCTCAGCAAAAGAGACCTCCCTCTGTGTTGAGTACTACTGCTTCACCAGAGCCTTGCCAGATATCCCAGTACATTACCCAAAACAG TGTTGCATCAGAAAAACCTGCTGCAGATTACTTGCCAAATCTGTGGGTGGGAAGTGATGGCAAAGAAGAAACTGAAGAATGCACAAAGACATGGGAAGACTCTGGACTCGACACTCTATGTAGAAACTTGCACATGGAACAGCTGCCTTAG